The following coding sequences are from one Epilithonimonas vandammei window:
- a CDS encoding M12 family metallo-peptidase, with protein sequence MKKILQLLFSVCITVFGFSQNLKPIAQKVAAQKSAKKTFAKFSPFTKDVASKNAATYRNEAEDVTVMQLKTTELQKIVNEKPQTMEMNFPFEDGEITVELVKNDIFAAGFKVGTDKGDANYTPGVYYQGIIKGDDTSVVAFSFFNNDIVGVASTNQRGNIVVGKTKSSDDFVSYSDYKLKSQNPFSCSADELPENQTKKISFDPYKKKASKDANSCVRIYFEVGYGPYTQNGSNVASTVNWVTALFNNIKTLYDNENVKVAMSETYVWTTTDPYSGQPGAILSQFRTTRTSFNGDLAQLIRNPATTSVAYVNSLCSTYKYSYCGVNNQNVAVPTYSWNIEAMTHELGHNLGSPHTHACAWNGNNTAIDGCGPASGNDEGCDGPLPTTTKGTIMSYCHLLSSVGISFANGFGQQPGDLIRETIAGKPCLGSDCIASCDVTITGLAISNLAANTATATIADATGTSWKYQLTKTTDGSVITSGTTTNKVLNFTNLDANSFYKIEVGTDCATNYQQSQIFITDGSWCGKVLTDTGGENGNYSNNENWTKTFYPDAEGQKLKITFTEFDLESTTDYITIRNGLANSGVFSGAARLTGSNIPASYESTHASGAITITFRSDDAVTKSGFKANFSCTLLAVDDVLNSKDVVLSPNPVKNQFSLKGINKMVSVELYDISGKLVKQFDAESLSKNNFDVSKLKIGNYVVKVKTFNDTFTKKLIKQ encoded by the coding sequence ATGAAGAAAATTTTACAACTACTATTTTCAGTGTGTATTACAGTCTTCGGATTTTCTCAAAATCTAAAGCCAATTGCACAGAAAGTAGCAGCTCAAAAATCAGCGAAAAAAACGTTCGCAAAATTCAGTCCTTTTACAAAAGATGTTGCATCAAAAAATGCAGCAACTTACAGAAATGAAGCAGAAGACGTCACGGTAATGCAATTGAAAACAACAGAATTGCAAAAAATCGTCAATGAAAAGCCACAAACAATGGAAATGAATTTTCCTTTTGAAGATGGTGAAATTACGGTAGAATTGGTTAAAAATGACATTTTTGCCGCTGGTTTCAAAGTGGGAACCGATAAAGGAGATGCCAACTATACACCCGGAGTTTATTATCAAGGGATTATCAAAGGAGATGATACATCTGTTGTAGCTTTTAGTTTCTTTAATAATGACATTGTTGGTGTAGCTTCTACTAACCAACGTGGGAATATTGTTGTAGGTAAAACAAAAAGTTCTGATGACTTTGTATCTTACAGTGATTATAAATTGAAATCTCAAAATCCATTCTCTTGTAGTGCAGATGAACTTCCAGAAAACCAAACTAAGAAAATATCTTTTGATCCCTACAAGAAAAAAGCTTCTAAAGATGCTAACAGTTGTGTAAGAATTTATTTCGAAGTTGGTTACGGGCCTTATACGCAGAATGGTTCTAATGTAGCTTCTACAGTAAACTGGGTTACAGCTTTGTTCAACAATATCAAAACATTGTATGATAATGAAAATGTAAAAGTTGCGATGAGTGAAACTTATGTTTGGACAACAACAGATCCTTATTCTGGACAACCAGGAGCAATTCTAAGTCAATTCAGAACAACAAGAACTTCTTTCAACGGAGATCTTGCACAATTAATTAGAAACCCAGCAACAACAAGTGTAGCTTATGTTAACTCATTATGTTCAACTTATAAATACTCTTATTGTGGTGTAAATAACCAAAATGTTGCAGTCCCAACTTATTCCTGGAATATCGAAGCGATGACACATGAGTTAGGACATAATCTTGGTTCTCCTCACACGCACGCCTGTGCTTGGAATGGTAATAATACAGCAATCGATGGTTGCGGACCTGCTTCTGGTAATGATGAAGGTTGCGATGGACCACTTCCTACAACTACCAAAGGTACGATTATGAGTTATTGTCATTTGCTTTCTTCCGTAGGGATTAGTTTTGCCAATGGTTTTGGACAACAGCCAGGTGACTTAATCAGAGAAACTATTGCAGGTAAACCTTGTCTCGGATCAGACTGTATTGCTTCTTGTGATGTTACCATTACAGGATTAGCAATTAGTAATCTTGCTGCCAATACAGCTACTGCAACTATAGCAGATGCTACAGGGACAAGCTGGAAATATCAATTGACTAAAACAACAGACGGTAGCGTGATAACATCTGGAACTACAACTAATAAGGTGTTGAATTTTACAAATCTTGATGCAAATTCTTTTTACAAAATTGAAGTGGGAACAGATTGTGCTACAAACTATCAGCAAAGCCAAATCTTCATAACAGATGGTTCTTGGTGTGGTAAAGTTCTAACGGATACCGGAGGCGAAAATGGAAACTATTCTAATAATGAAAACTGGACAAAAACTTTCTATCCAGATGCAGAAGGACAAAAACTGAAGATTACTTTTACAGAGTTTGATCTTGAAAGTACAACAGATTATATCACCATAAGAAACGGTTTGGCTAATTCTGGCGTATTTTCTGGGGCTGCAAGATTGACAGGGTCTAATATTCCTGCTTCTTATGAGTCAACTCACGCTTCTGGTGCAATAACAATTACTTTCAGATCAGATGATGCTGTCACAAAATCAGGGTTTAAAGCTAATTTCAGCTGTACTTTATTAGCAGTGGATGATGTACTGAATTCTAAAGATGTTGTATTATCTCCAAATCCGGTTAAAAATCAATTCTCATTGAAAGGGATCAATAAAATGGTTTCTGTAGAGTTGTATGACATCTCCGGCAAATTGGTTAAGCAATTTGATGCTGAGAGTTTATCAAAAAATAATTTCGATGTTTCTAAATTGAAAATTGGTAACTATGTTGTGAAGGTTAAAACTTTCAATGATACCTTTACCAAGAAACTAATCAAACAATAA
- a CDS encoding IS1182 family transposase produces MNFKYYNQNQTVLFPYSFEELIPDNHPVRIVNDILERINIDPLLKAYSKEGNPSYHPVMMLKVMVFAYMNNIYSSRKIEKALRENINFMWLSNMSIVDHNTVNRFRAHKLEAAFKDIFSQVVLLLAEEGLVSLKQVFVDGTKIEAQANRYTFVWANAIKTNKEKMLRQLEDLWKYAQSVAREEDKDPEPPEFKKISKEKIQQTVENINAKLKGSDRKTDSDKKAKAKLNYIKNNFEKNLGKYEAQEAILAERNSYSKTDEDATFMRLKDDHMQNGQLKPAYNAQISTENQFIVNYTIHQQTNDFNTLEHHLKNFEKLYGEKRLAELEELTADAGYGSEQNYELLEQNNITPYVKYNTFDKEQDVHYQAKHKTFSKEHLHYNQEKDYYICPMGQKMEKTHVSTRKTKTGYPQKLSHYQAKNCDGCPIRGVCHSSKENRSIERNPHLEDYKEKIRELLNSEEGIKKRRQRSVEVEPVFAHLKHCNNFKRFTLRGLKKVELEFGLHALAHNLRKKVA; encoded by the coding sequence ATGAATTTCAAGTATTATAACCAAAATCAGACGGTGTTGTTTCCGTATAGTTTTGAGGAGTTGATTCCCGATAATCATCCTGTTCGGATTGTCAATGATATTTTGGAGAGGATCAATATAGACCCGCTGCTAAAAGCCTACAGCAAAGAGGGAAATCCCAGCTATCATCCCGTGATGATGCTCAAGGTGATGGTTTTTGCCTATATGAACAACATTTATTCCTCCCGGAAAATCGAAAAAGCACTTCGCGAAAACATCAACTTTATGTGGCTCTCCAATATGAGCATCGTGGATCATAATACCGTGAACAGATTTCGGGCTCACAAGCTTGAAGCGGCTTTCAAAGATATTTTCTCGCAAGTGGTTTTGCTTCTTGCCGAAGAAGGTTTGGTAAGTTTGAAACAGGTTTTTGTGGACGGAACGAAAATCGAAGCCCAGGCAAACCGCTACACTTTTGTGTGGGCCAATGCCATTAAAACCAACAAAGAAAAGATGCTCCGCCAACTAGAGGACCTTTGGAAATATGCCCAAAGCGTGGCAAGGGAAGAGGACAAAGACCCTGAACCGCCGGAATTTAAAAAAATCAGCAAAGAAAAGATCCAGCAAACGGTAGAAAATATCAATGCCAAATTGAAAGGCAGCGACCGCAAGACCGATTCCGACAAAAAAGCCAAAGCCAAGCTGAATTACATTAAAAATAATTTTGAGAAAAACCTCGGTAAATACGAAGCTCAGGAGGCTATTTTGGCAGAGAGGAATTCCTACAGCAAGACTGATGAGGACGCTACTTTTATGAGGCTAAAGGATGACCATATGCAAAACGGACAGCTCAAACCGGCCTATAATGCACAGATTTCTACCGAGAATCAGTTTATTGTAAATTATACCATTCATCAGCAGACCAATGACTTCAATACCCTGGAGCATCATCTTAAAAATTTTGAGAAACTCTATGGGGAAAAAAGATTGGCGGAATTAGAAGAACTCACTGCCGATGCAGGTTATGGGAGCGAGCAGAACTATGAATTGCTGGAACAGAACAATATTACACCTTATGTAAAATACAACACCTTCGACAAAGAGCAGGATGTCCATTATCAGGCGAAACACAAGACTTTCAGCAAAGAACACCTGCACTACAATCAGGAAAAAGATTATTACATCTGTCCGATGGGTCAAAAGATGGAAAAAACGCACGTAAGCACTCGGAAAACCAAGACCGGTTACCCTCAAAAACTCTCCCATTATCAGGCTAAAAACTGTGATGGATGCCCAATCAGAGGCGTTTGCCACAGTTCCAAAGAAAACCGGAGCATTGAGCGAAACCCTCATTTGGAAGATTACAAAGAAAAAATCCGGGAACTTCTAAACAGTGAAGAAGGCATTAAAAAACGCAGACAACGCTCGGTTGAAGTAGAACCTGTGTTTGCACATCTGAAACATTGCAACAATTTTAAGCGATTCACACTTAGAGGTCTGAAAAAAGTAGAATTGGAGTTCGGATTGCACGCTTTAGCACACAATTTAAGAAAGAAAGTTGCCTGA
- a CDS encoding M28 family peptidase: MLRKSIFFLASFATMAFSNAQTFVQVYQDRANQISQSNINTYLQEFEAIGVKRTGTTQNTNAFNWLKNKYLSLGYTTADFYEHSWTSSGLSSKNLIVTKTGTVYPNKFVIICGHFDSINGPGTNDNGSGTSIILETARILKNVPTEYSIKFIHFSGEEQGLLGSSRYVSQVVNGTIPKMDIKLVINLDQVGGLASKANTKLYHDKDQSSPTSNNAAAATAVQELANCTLLYSPLSVEYDNAENTDYVPFQQNGEIITGYFEYEGGYNNPYVHTANDLYANMDPVYVFNIGKAAIGAVQHFAVASKTSLDADDTVSKSSGFVDFYPNPASKVLNLKIDNNIKTFKVEITDVSGKHILNSENQSQIDITGLKPGVYFARVISADQQSTKKIIVQ; encoded by the coding sequence ATGTTAAGAAAATCTATTTTCTTTTTGGCGTCTTTCGCCACGATGGCTTTTTCTAATGCCCAGACTTTTGTCCAAGTTTACCAGGACAGAGCAAACCAGATTTCTCAAAGCAACATTAATACTTATCTTCAGGAATTTGAAGCTATTGGTGTGAAAAGAACCGGAACCACACAGAATACAAACGCCTTCAACTGGCTAAAGAATAAATACCTTTCTTTGGGATATACTACAGCCGATTTTTATGAACACTCTTGGACATCAAGCGGATTGTCATCAAAAAATTTAATCGTTACGAAAACGGGTACTGTCTATCCTAATAAATTTGTGATTATCTGTGGGCATTTTGATTCTATCAATGGTCCGGGAACCAACGATAATGGAAGTGGCACTTCTATCATTCTGGAAACTGCAAGAATATTGAAAAATGTCCCGACTGAATATTCCATCAAATTCATCCATTTTTCCGGTGAGGAGCAAGGCTTGCTTGGAAGCTCGCGATATGTTTCTCAAGTTGTAAACGGTACCATTCCGAAGATGGATATCAAACTGGTAATTAATCTGGATCAGGTTGGCGGTTTAGCATCGAAAGCAAACACAAAACTTTATCACGACAAAGATCAAAGCTCGCCCACAAGTAATAACGCTGCTGCTGCAACAGCAGTACAGGAATTGGCCAATTGTACTTTGTTATACTCGCCGCTAAGTGTTGAATATGACAATGCGGAAAATACGGATTATGTGCCTTTCCAGCAGAATGGCGAAATCATTACTGGATATTTTGAATATGAAGGCGGATATAACAATCCATATGTTCATACAGCTAATGATTTATATGCAAATATGGATCCTGTTTATGTCTTCAATATTGGGAAAGCTGCTATTGGCGCTGTGCAACATTTTGCGGTAGCATCTAAAACATCTTTGGATGCAGATGATACAGTTTCAAAATCATCCGGATTTGTTGACTTCTATCCTAATCCCGCAAGTAAAGTGCTGAATCTGAAAATTGATAATAATATTAAGACTTTTAAAGTGGAAATCACTGATGTGAGCGGAAAACATATTTTAAACTCGGAAAACCAATCTCAGATTGACATCACAGGTTTGAAGCCTGGTGTTTATTTTGCTAGGGTGATTTCAGCAGATCAACAATCAACAAAAAAAATAATAGTACAATAA
- a CDS encoding ATP-dependent Clp protease adaptor ClpS — translation MIIYNNKSYDQPKRQYEEDVLVLEEEDQVYKLVLHNDDVNTFDFVIMCLIEICEHTLEQAEQCTILVHYKGKCTVKTGALEKLKPMNQALLDKGLSSEIV, via the coding sequence ATGATAATCTATAACAATAAATCTTACGACCAGCCAAAGCGCCAATACGAAGAAGATGTGTTGGTTCTGGAAGAGGAGGATCAGGTGTACAAACTGGTACTTCATAACGATGATGTTAATACCTTTGATTTTGTGATTATGTGTCTTATTGAGATCTGTGAGCACACTTTGGAACAAGCAGAACAATGTACAATACTGGTGCATTATAAAGGTAAATGTACAGTGAAAACCGGCGCACTGGAGAAACTTAAACCTATGAATCAAGCGTTGCTGGACAAAGGTTTAAGTTCCGAAATAGTATAA
- a CDS encoding hemolysin family protein, translating into MDPDSLVKLLIALFLVLLNGFFVAAEFSIVKVRYSQIQIKAAEGNTMAKQAENIIKNLDAYLSATQLGITLASLALGWVGESALHHIIEGIFHSLDIELAQTTVTTISVVCSFLLITIMHIVFGELVPKSIAIRKSEATTLFIAYPLHLFYNIFRPFIWLMNSLSNGFLKIIKIHPVSEHDIHSTEELQLLVKQSADSGEIEEENYEIIKNAFDFTDHNAKQIMIPRQNISSIDIEDDKEEIISQIMDSGYSRIPVYEGSIDNIIGIFYTKEIIREYIKSKGELTHEDLRGLMREAFFVVGSKKISDLLKVFQLKKQHMAIVIDEFGGTEGIITLEDILEELVGEIQDEEDEEEKIVDKVGENTYWVKATQPLDEINEQLPRKIPLSEEGEYNTLAGFILNELQDIPEENQEFDYGPYHFKILKMQNKSVELVELFYNKSLVDDITDEITEG; encoded by the coding sequence ATGGACCCCGATAGTTTAGTCAAACTTCTCATTGCATTATTTTTAGTTCTTCTCAATGGCTTTTTCGTAGCCGCTGAATTTTCAATCGTTAAAGTACGTTATTCCCAGATCCAGATTAAGGCTGCGGAAGGGAATACAATGGCTAAACAAGCCGAAAACATTATCAAAAATCTGGATGCTTATCTTTCCGCAACCCAGTTAGGAATTACATTGGCATCTCTTGCCTTAGGTTGGGTGGGAGAAAGTGCGTTGCACCATATTATAGAAGGGATATTTCATTCTCTTGATATCGAACTGGCACAGACTACTGTTACCACTATTTCTGTGGTATGCAGTTTCTTACTGATAACAATTATGCACATCGTTTTTGGGGAATTGGTGCCTAAGTCGATTGCCATTAGAAAGTCGGAAGCGACAACATTATTTATCGCATATCCTTTGCATCTTTTCTATAATATTTTCCGTCCATTCATTTGGTTGATGAATTCATTATCCAATGGATTTTTAAAAATTATAAAAATTCATCCTGTTTCAGAACATGATATTCACTCTACAGAAGAGCTTCAGCTGTTGGTAAAACAATCTGCAGACAGCGGCGAAATTGAAGAAGAAAATTACGAAATCATTAAGAATGCTTTTGACTTTACAGATCATAACGCAAAGCAGATCATGATTCCACGACAGAATATCTCCTCCATTGATATTGAAGATGATAAGGAAGAGATCATTTCGCAGATTATGGATAGCGGATATTCCAGAATTCCTGTTTATGAAGGTTCTATAGACAATATAATTGGTATTTTCTACACGAAGGAAATCATCAGAGAGTATATCAAAAGTAAAGGCGAACTGACTCACGAGGATCTCCGGGGACTTATGAGAGAAGCTTTCTTTGTAGTAGGAAGTAAGAAAATATCGGATCTTCTGAAAGTATTCCAACTCAAAAAACAGCATATGGCTATTGTTATTGATGAATTTGGTGGAACCGAAGGGATTATTACGCTCGAAGATATTTTGGAAGAATTGGTTGGTGAAATCCAAGATGAGGAAGATGAAGAAGAAAAAATCGTTGACAAAGTAGGAGAGAATACTTATTGGGTAAAGGCAACGCAACCTTTGGACGAAATCAACGAGCAATTACCAAGAAAAATTCCGCTTTCTGAAGAAGGAGAATATAACACGTTAGCAGGATTTATCCTGAATGAACTACAAGATATCCCGGAAGAAAATCAGGAATTCGATTATGGACCTTATCATTTTAAGATTCTTAAAATGCAAAACAAGAGTGTAGAACTGGTAGAATTGTTTTACAACAAATCTTTGGTAGACGATATCACAGACGAGATCACAGAGGGCTAA
- a CDS encoding IS110 family RNA-guided transposase, producing MVNLEKKVVGIDVSSKFLTISFKNAQNQEIVMNIGNLKKDILSCLKKLDQKDYKIVVEATGSYSSKILYYAYSKGFDVYQVNPLTIKKYAEVRNLISKTDDEDAKLIRDFGEKMEICPFEPKKENLEFLEQELNLLQDLEQEKARFSLKLKSLRQKARLNKEVVKHYETLINNLQKEIEKLLKRLPKLEDEELQENKTLLKSINGIGEKTSLLLLVATNHFKSFEHSKSVSKYFGVAPRMYHSGNKKITIGKCRTTKEYIRSVLFICSWSAVKCNPQCKALYERILEKGKCKKLALIAVCNKLLRQAFGIIKSKNKYQLDFAK from the coding sequence ATGGTAAATTTAGAAAAGAAAGTAGTAGGAATTGACGTAAGCTCAAAGTTTTTGACCATAAGTTTCAAAAACGCACAAAACCAAGAAATCGTAATGAATATTGGCAATTTGAAAAAAGATATTTTAAGCTGTCTGAAAAAGTTAGACCAAAAGGATTATAAAATTGTAGTAGAAGCCACCGGTTCTTACAGTAGCAAAATCCTTTACTATGCTTATTCAAAGGGATTTGATGTTTATCAGGTAAATCCTTTGACGATTAAAAAATATGCAGAAGTAAGAAACTTAATCAGTAAAACTGATGATGAAGATGCTAAATTAATCCGGGATTTTGGAGAGAAAATGGAAATTTGTCCTTTTGAACCCAAAAAAGAGAATCTTGAATTTTTAGAACAGGAACTCAATCTTTTGCAGGATTTGGAACAGGAGAAAGCGAGATTTTCATTAAAATTAAAATCTCTGCGCCAAAAAGCAAGACTCAATAAAGAGGTGGTAAAACATTATGAAACATTGATTAATAATTTGCAAAAAGAGATAGAAAAACTTTTGAAACGATTGCCAAAACTGGAAGATGAGGAATTGCAAGAGAATAAAACTCTGCTCAAGAGCATTAATGGAATTGGAGAGAAAACCTCGCTCTTATTGCTGGTTGCAACGAACCATTTCAAGAGTTTTGAACACTCAAAATCGGTAAGTAAATACTTTGGAGTTGCTCCAAGAATGTATCATTCCGGAAACAAAAAAATAACAATCGGCAAATGTCGAACAACCAAAGAATATATCCGAAGTGTCTTATTCATCTGCTCTTGGAGTGCGGTAAAATGCAATCCGCAATGCAAAGCCTTATATGAAAGGATTTTGGAAAAAGGGAAATGTAAAAAATTAGCTTTAATAGCAGTTTGCAACAAACTGCTACGACAAGCCTTTGGAATAATAAAATCTAAAAACAAATATCAACTGGATTTTGCAAAATAA
- the atpG gene encoding ATP synthase F1 subunit gamma: MANLKEIRGRISSISSTMQITSAMKMVSAAKLKKAQDAIVMLRPYSEKLQEIIENVSAASDADSISEFAIEREVKKVLFIAVTSNRGLAGAFNSSVIKEMNLQFSANNNVETEVLTIGKKAFDAMRKNKTVYENHSSLFDNLSFDHVSNMTEKVMSDFKAGKFDKVYVVYNKFINAATQEVVTEQVLPIAVSAEKASLDVNVDYIFEPGREEILKTLIPKSIKTQIFKAVLDSVASEHGARMTAMHKATDNAEALRNDLKIFYNKARQAAITNEILEIVSGAEALKNS; this comes from the coding sequence ATGGCAAACTTAAAAGAAATACGAGGCAGAATTTCATCGATATCTTCTACGATGCAGATTACCAGTGCTATGAAAATGGTTTCCGCTGCGAAACTAAAGAAAGCACAAGACGCAATCGTAATGCTGAGACCTTACTCAGAAAAACTTCAGGAGATTATAGAGAACGTAAGTGCTGCTTCTGATGCTGACAGTATCTCAGAATTCGCTATAGAAAGAGAGGTGAAAAAAGTGCTTTTCATTGCAGTAACTTCCAACAGAGGTTTGGCTGGAGCTTTCAACTCATCTGTAATCAAGGAGATGAACTTACAGTTTTCTGCTAATAATAATGTGGAAACAGAAGTTTTGACCATCGGTAAGAAGGCTTTTGATGCGATGAGAAAGAACAAAACGGTTTATGAAAACCACAGTTCTTTATTCGATAATCTTTCTTTTGACCACGTTTCCAATATGACGGAAAAAGTAATGTCGGATTTCAAAGCTGGTAAATTTGATAAAGTGTATGTCGTTTACAATAAATTTATCAATGCAGCTACTCAGGAAGTAGTAACAGAGCAGGTTTTGCCTATTGCTGTTTCTGCAGAGAAAGCAAGTTTAGACGTAAATGTAGATTACATCTTTGAGCCAGGTCGGGAGGAAATCCTTAAAACATTGATTCCAAAATCGATTAAAACTCAAATATTCAAAGCTGTTTTAGATTCTGTAGCATCAGAGCACGGTGCAAGGATGACAGCGATGCATAAGGCGACTGACAATGCAGAAGCACTTAGAAATGACCTTAAGATTTTCTATAACAAAGCAAGACAGGCAGCCATCACTAATGAAATTTTAGAAATTGTTTCCGGAGCAGAAGCTCTCAAAAACAGTTGA
- the atpA gene encoding F0F1 ATP synthase subunit alpha has product MAEINPAEVSAILKQQLANFDTQSNVEEVGTVLTIGDGIARVYGLENVQYGELVRFEAGVEGIVLNLEEDNVGVALLGESKLVKEGDTVKRTNRISSIKVGEGMLGRVVDTLGNPIDGKGPIEGELYEMPLERKAPGVIFRQPVTEPLQTGIVAIDSMIPVGRGQRELIIGDRQTGKTVVAIDTIINQKEFYDAGQPVYCIYVAIGQKASTVAQIVKTLEDKGALAYTVVVAANASDPVPMQVYSAMAGASIGEYFRDTGRAALIVYDDLSKQAVAYRELSLLLRRPPGREAYPGDVFYLHSRLLERAAKVIADDSIAKQMNDLPESLKPIVKGGGSLTALPIIETQAGDVSAYIPTNVISITDGQIFLESDLFNSGVRPAINVGISVSRVGGNAQIKSMKKVSGTLKLDQAQYKELEAFAKFGSDLDAATLAVISKGERNVELLKQPVNSPLPVESQVAMIYAGTENLLRNIPIRKVKEFQVEYVDFLRNKHPEVMSALKAGKIDDSITGTLKQVATELASKYN; this is encoded by the coding sequence ATGGCAGAAATAAATCCGGCAGAAGTATCAGCGATACTGAAGCAGCAATTAGCAAATTTCGATACTCAATCTAACGTAGAAGAAGTTGGTACTGTTCTTACAATAGGTGATGGTATTGCTCGTGTTTACGGTTTAGAAAACGTTCAGTACGGAGAATTGGTAAGATTCGAAGCTGGAGTAGAAGGTATTGTTCTTAACCTTGAAGAAGATAACGTAGGTGTTGCGCTTCTTGGTGAATCCAAATTGGTAAAAGAAGGCGATACTGTAAAAAGAACTAACAGAATTTCTTCTATCAAAGTAGGAGAAGGAATGCTTGGTAGAGTTGTTGATACTCTAGGAAATCCAATTGATGGAAAAGGACCTATCGAAGGAGAACTTTATGAGATGCCTTTGGAAAGAAAAGCGCCGGGAGTTATCTTCCGTCAGCCGGTAACTGAGCCCCTTCAGACTGGTATCGTTGCTATCGATTCTATGATTCCTGTAGGAAGAGGACAAAGAGAGTTGATTATTGGTGACAGACAGACTGGTAAAACGGTTGTAGCTATCGATACCATTATCAATCAAAAAGAATTTTATGATGCTGGTCAGCCAGTATATTGTATATATGTTGCAATTGGACAAAAAGCTTCCACTGTAGCACAAATCGTTAAAACTTTAGAAGACAAAGGCGCTTTGGCTTACACTGTGGTTGTGGCTGCAAATGCTTCGGACCCAGTTCCAATGCAGGTTTACTCTGCCATGGCAGGTGCTTCTATCGGAGAATATTTCCGTGATACTGGTCGTGCTGCTTTGATCGTTTATGATGATTTGTCAAAACAAGCGGTTGCTTACCGTGAGCTTTCTCTTCTATTGAGAAGACCACCGGGACGTGAGGCTTATCCAGGAGACGTTTTCTACCTACACTCCAGATTGTTGGAAAGAGCGGCAAAAGTAATTGCTGATGATTCTATCGCAAAACAAATGAATGATTTGCCAGAATCTCTTAAACCAATCGTGAAAGGAGGTGGTTCATTAACAGCTCTTCCTATCATCGAAACTCAAGCTGGTGACGTTTCTGCATATATTCCTACAAACGTAATCTCAATTACAGACGGACAGATTTTCCTAGAGTCTGATTTGTTTAACTCAGGTGTTCGTCCAGCAATTAACGTTGGTATCTCTGTATCTAGAGTAGGAGGTAACGCTCAAATCAAATCAATGAAAAAAGTGTCTGGTACTTTGAAACTAGACCAGGCTCAATATAAAGAATTGGAAGCGTTTGCTAAGTTCGGTTCTGACTTAGATGCTGCAACTTTGGCGGTAATCTCTAAAGGAGAAAGAAACGTGGAGCTTTTAAAGCAGCCGGTAAACTCTCCGCTTCCTGTAGAAAGCCAAGTGGCTATGATTTATGCAGGTACTGAAAACCTCTTGAGAAATATCCCAATCAGAAAAGTGAAGGAGTTTCAGGTAGAATATGTTGATTTCCTGAGAAATAAACACCCAGAAGTTATGTCAGCGCTTAAAGCTGGTAAGATTGATGACTCAATCACAGGAACTCTCAAGCAGGTTGCAACTGAGCTTGCATCGAAGTATAATTAA
- the atpH gene encoding ATP synthase F1 subunit delta — protein sequence MLTSKVAKRYGQGLLDFTQESGNTEAVFNEMKDIVKIMSQSKDLNQFFSTPIIDARKKEAIALEIFKDFSPVAKNLIRLVIKQGRESQLKGIAQEFINKVEDIKGTQRISLTSASKLSEQNIQKIIADSKMVNVTNYDLETIIKPEILGGYILRVGDQQIDASVRTKLSNIKKEFQLN from the coding sequence ATGCTGACATCTAAAGTAGCTAAAAGATACGGGCAGGGTTTATTGGATTTTACTCAGGAATCCGGTAATACAGAAGCTGTTTTCAATGAGATGAAAGACATTGTTAAAATAATGTCGCAATCTAAAGACCTGAATCAGTTTTTCAGTACACCCATCATTGATGCAAGAAAGAAAGAAGCAATTGCTTTAGAAATATTCAAGGATTTTTCACCTGTTGCTAAAAACTTGATCAGACTTGTTATCAAGCAGGGAAGAGAATCTCAGCTCAAAGGTATTGCTCAGGAATTCATTAATAAAGTAGAAGACATCAAAGGGACTCAGAGAATTTCTTTGACAAGCGCTTCTAAGTTATCAGAACAAAATATTCAAAAGATTATTGCTGATTCCAAAATGGTCAATGTTACTAACTATGATTTGGAAACGATTATCAAACCAGAAATTCTCGGAGGTTATATCCTAAGAGTAGGTGATCAGCAAATTGATGCTTCAGTTAGAACTAAACTTAGCAACATCAAAAAAGAATTTCAACTTAATTAA